The DNA window CTTGATGTGTACCGAATGCATAACCCATTTCTAATGCAATATTTGTCGTTAGTGGACGAACACTATCTGTTAGGCTCGTTGGGACGATTAAACTATTACCAGCTACTAAGATAACTGCCATCGTTTCCCCAATTGCTCTACCTAAACCTAATACGATTGCCGTCATAATACCTGATTTAGCTGCTGGTACAATGACTTTAAAAATTGTTCCAATTTGGGATACTCCAAGAGCTAATGATCCTTCACGATATGTTTGGGGGACAGCACGAATCGCTGTCTCTGCTACAGTCACAATTGTTGGTAACATCATAATTGCTAGCACAAGAATAACAGCTATTAAGCTTTGTCCTTTCACTAAACCTAAATTATTTTGTAAAAATGGAACAATGATTGCAAGTCCAAATACACCATATAATACAGATGGGATACCCGCTAGCAACTGAATTGCTGGTGAAATAATTTTAGCTACCCTTTTAGAGGCAATTTCTGCTAAGAAAATAGCTGTAAATAAGCCAATAGGAACCCCAATAATTAATGCTCCAATTGTTGCATAAATGGATGCAACAATCATTGGGAATATACCGAATTTATCTTCACTCGGTACCCAATCCGTACCAAAAATAAAGTCTATAAAGCTATAGCCCTCTGCTACAAAGGGATGAGCTCCTTTATAAAATACAAATCCAATGATTAACAATAAACTGATTACTGAAAGAAGTGCACAAATCAAGAAAATTCTTGAAGACACCTTCTCTAACATATACTTCCTTTTATTTGCTTTACCTATTTCTACGGCCTGCTTGTTAGTTGTTGGGATAGACACTCTTTATTCCTCCAAAATTACGTTCAAAATTATGTTGTTGTCTTCCTTTAAGAATCTTTTATTTTACAGGGATTGCTCCTGCTTCTGCTGCAATGAGTTGTCCATCTTCGCTTAAGATAAAATCTATAAATCGTTGTCCAGCATCTGTTAATTGACCTTCTTTATATACAAATAAGAATGGTCTAGACAAACTGTATTCTTTTTTTAGAACATTTTCTGCATTTGCTTCTACGCCATTAATATCGATTGTGGAAATTGATTCATCGATATATTCAAATGAAATAAAGCCCACTGCATGTTTATTGTTCGCAACAGTTGTTTTAATATTACCGTTACCACTTGCGATAATTGCACTTCTTACTAATTCACCCGAGCTGTAGTCTACAATTTCTTGAAAAGCATCACGTGAACCTGAACCATCCTCACGAGAGACAACAACGATTTCCATATCATCTCCACCAAGTTCTTTCCAGTTTGTCACTTCACCAGTAAAAATCTGCTTTATTTGCTCCATCGTAAGATCTTTTACTTTGTTAGTTGGATGAGTCACTACTACAATTCCATCGTAAGCAATAACTACCTCATTCAATCCACTTGCTTTTTCTTCTTCCTTTAAATCACGTGAAGACATACCGATTTCAGACACGCCACTGATTGCATTGGTAATACCCGCAGAAGAACCAATTTGATTTATTTCAATATTCGTATTATCTTGCTCTGAATATTTGTGCGCTAATTTTTCAGCAAGCGGCCCTACAGATGTTGATCCTGAAATAGACACTGTAGCGTTACTACCTTTTGACGCTTGTGTGCTATTATCATCATTGCTTGTACATGCTGATAGTACAGTAAGTAGAGACAGCATTAATAATCCCATTTTTACTTTTTTCAAACTGATCATTTCTTACCTCCAAGAAATATGTTAGGAACTTTTCTATGACGTATTTTGTCTAATACTAGAATAATTGCATAGTGTAAATTTTCGACACGTCATTTGTAAAGGTTTTGTAAATTTCGTTAAAAACAAGATGTTTTATGTTAAAAATTGTTAAGAATAGGTGCTAGACAAGATAACATAGGATGAGTTGAAATTGAAATTATAATACTTTCCATTTATTTCACAATCATTCTAAGTTGTTTATTTTGTTTCTTATTAATTAATAAAATCGACTTAATAATAAAAAGCTCGAAAATTCAACTTTGAATCTTCGGGCTTTTTACATTTACATATAATTTTCTAGTGATTCAAATCACTTTGAATAAATAAGTGTTTTATATGTTCTAAGTATATAGTAACTCTTTCATCCTCTACTGTTGTATATTCAAATCCTAATCTATCAGCGACAAATATGGCTGTGTTTCGAAATAGATTAACCATTGCAAACAATGCTCTCCATACATCATCATAACTTCCACCAACATAAGTGGAAAGCAGCTCATGCCAACACTTTTCCGAAATATATTTCTCCAAATATTTACTGTATTTTCGTCTGTGAACCATTTAATCCAACTGCACGAACTCTTTCATCACTCTCTGCATAACTCAAAACTAATTCAAACATTTCTTTTGATGTTCTCATGATAATTCCCCTCCTAAAATGAAAGGTGCCCGGTTCTAATACAATTATGAATTGTATTAAACCAGGCACCTTTTATAAATTACTGTTGCTCCGCATACTTTTTGAAATTGTTTAAAATCGCCTGCCATCCTTCTTGCTGCATCTCAACCGGATTAATGGTTTCAGGGTCGAAAACTTCTACCACCTTCGTGTCGTTTTCTTGGGGTATAAAAGTGATTTCAACTTTTCTTCCATCTTCTAATGTATATGAAATGAAATCACGCGTACGGACTTCATCATAAATGCCACCAAAATCAAAACCAAAGCTTCCATCCTTCGCTTCCATTCTAGAAACAAATTTTCCGCCGACCCTTAAATCATTTTCAGCGGATGGCGTATGCCAATCTTCAGAGGGACTATTCCATTTCGTTATATGTTCCGGCAATGTCCAATACTCCCATACCTTTTCAACAGGTGCATGCACAATTGCTTCAACCGTTAATGCGTTATTATTCGTTTCCATTTTTTAGGCTCCTTTTTCTAAGCTTGTCTCTTAAGGTTCGCTGCTTTTATCAATTATTCCTTCTTAGTTTATCCGAAATCAATTAAATGATAACAAATTAGTGGAGGTTGATGGTACCTTAACCTACAACCAAATATCAACCAAGGCTAGCACTTTACACATCTTGTGCCCGCATTGGTGAACAACAATTATTTAATTGATACTAAGCAAACCATTAAGTTTTTAGCTTATACTTATTTTATATTACCATCTAACATATCCGAAGAAATATCATCCGATGAGTTTTTGTACATCATAATTCAGCTCCTAATTTATATAAATATGTTAGTTAGATTATACATTTCAAAAGTAAAGTAACAAAAGTATGACCTCCCAGTATTTTATGTAATACTATGTTGCATTTCTTCTTTTGTAATTGTACGGATACCCCAACAAATATGATAGATTCAAATTCATAAAATAAAAAGACGTAACCACACCTTTCCCGGTGAAGCAACGTCTTTTATCCTAATCAGTAATCTCCGTACAATGAGCGATTTCTACGATTCTCTACTTCCTTAGCCTCCTTCTCCCGGGCTATCTGATCCTTCCGCAATTGTCCATTTATGCGTGGGTCTTGTAATCGCATAGTACTCCATCCCGACGGCCCCACTTTTTTGCTTACTTTCTGTATTTCATTTCCAAAAAACAGCATGTCCATTCCTCCCCGCTATAAATTAATCAAAGAGGACAATAAATACAACTTTTCCCCTTTCTATAATCTATGCAAACAACTAAGGAACACGGAGGATACGAGCACAGTGAAAAGGATTTAGTTAGATGTGCATTGCAGATGAAAATTGAATGTGTGAATAATACGTATTATTAACGTACCCTGTGTCAGACTTTACTTGTGTCTTTTGGGACTTTAATAGTTATGAAACCCAACGAATCTATATGTATGGTTAACTTCTTCCTATTTCCATACTGGACATTAAGTTCAATCATACTATTTTCAATTTCAACTTTCATAACTTGCACCATATTTATTCATTAACTTCCAACCCCTGTTTTTTAATAAAATCATTCCTTCTTTTTCAACTTACCCCCTGATTTCTTTCTATTTTTAGCAATCCTAATTTCAACAAAATTATGGACTGAGTAGAACAGGTTTATTAATTAACTACAATTTCAACTAAGCTTGAATTAATAATTTAATACTTATTGATTAATATCTTAAAGAACCGTTCATTTTATGTGGGCGGTTCTTCTTGTGCTGCTAAATTAATTTTAAGTTAGTAAAATACACGATGACCGCTTTGCAATGTCCAAAGTGTACGTTACAACGTTAATGTGAGGTAGGGAGAGATTATCACAACTTCAACCATCTATTTTGGAATAAAACATAAGATTTTGCGCACATTAGATTAGACTCTATAGTCAATTTTTTCGCAGTAAAAAACGGAGGTGAAAAATGATGCCAAAGAAAAGTGAACCTGGCTTCAAAAAGGGAAAAAAAGAGCCTAAAGTGCGCGAAGAGTATTCAAAAGAGTTAAATCAAGTGATTCATAATAACAAGCAACAAGAAGTTACTAAACATAAAGGGACATAAATAAAAGCCTTAGTTCTATCTTATTAGAACTAAGGCTTTTATTTATACTAACATCAACCAAGCAATCGCTTCGCAATGTGTCGTGTTTATGTTGTAACACATGGGGTGTTGGTGGGTTTATCTATTAAAGTACTTTTTCTACGTTCCGTATTGTATACAAATGAATTACTTTATTTAAGACATGAACTGATGTACTGCCTTGATAAATGCTTCCGAATCTTCTAGCATACCAAGATGACCTGTTTTCGTATTCATTTTCTGTACAATTGGATTTTTTGTTTCTATTGGTTTGACAATTTTGTCGTTTGAACCTTCAATCACTAATATTGGCGTGGTTGTTTCTTCAACAAGGTGATGCTGATTTGGTCGATGCTTCATTGCCTCAAGCGCGGTAATAAGGCCAGCCTCTGAAGCACGATATGCGATTTTCTTGGCAAAATCAATTGTTTCTTCCTTTGCGTTGTCACTAAAAAAGGCACCAATCAGTTGATTGACAAAGCTTTTTACCCCAATTTCAGGAATTTGTTGTTGTTGCTTCGTACGTTTTTCTTTCTGTTCCTCCGTATCAGACAAATCGGAAGAATACGCTAAAATCACTCGTTTTATTGGAGCAATTTTTTCTTCGAGTGCCGCTAATACAATATAGCCTCCTAAAGAATGACCCAGCCACGTTGCCTCTGTAATCCCCTCATGTTGTAGGACATCTGCAACAGCCTTCGCATAATCGTAAACGGAATAACTTGATTTCTCTAACTTACTTAGACCATGCCCTGGCAAGTCTACCGTAATCACGTCAAATTGATTGGTTAAACTCTCGTATATATCATCAAAAATCTCCATTGCTCCTAAGAAACCATGAACCAACACAAGAGTTTCGCCTTTTCCTTTTCTTGTATAATGCAACATGTTAGTTTCCTCCTTTTATCTTTACTATACCCATTAATTGAAAAAGAAAAAAAGAAAGAATTCCTCCAACGGGAATTCGTTCTTTTTCATTATTCTAACTCCAACCACGCAACAGCTTCGCAATGTATGGGGTGTATGTGGCAACAAAGAGGTTTTGGTGAGTTAATGCAAAAAGGATTGGTCAACTAAGAATCATGCATTTTATTTTCTAAAAAATACATTTCAACAATTGCTCCCGTTCAAGAAATATTTCTATTTAATTATGCTAGTTAAGACATGCGGGTATTTGCTTTATCTCCTGTTACCTGACGCTTTTCCTTATATGAAATCACTCCAATCAAGCCAATTATGGAGAAGATAACTGGCGTGATGAAACCATAGTAGTACCCATCAGCTTGATTACCTGAAGTAGCTTGAAAATGATCCAATATATATCCAAAAATGATTGGTAGCAAGACAGCACTTAGAAAGCCACCCGTATTCGCAACCCCAGAAACAATGCCAGATTCTTTTATAGGGAAAGATTGACGTACAGCTGCGAAGGTTAACGCACTCGCCCCATATCCAAAGCCAATGATAAAGAATAGAATAATTAGCAAGAAAAATGATGGATGCCCATTAAATAAAAGGAAAGTAAACCACCCCAATAAAACAGTGATATGAACGACAATATATGGTCTTTTTATTGTTTCTAACCGACTTGAAATCCAACTAGTTAGAGGAGCTCCAATAAGTGCCCCGATAACACCGATCATAATCATCTGGCTTGCATCTGAGCGTGTCATTTCATACATATTCATCCCATATGGTACTGCCCAAGAACTGATAAACCCCACATAACCTCCGACTACTCCAAAATGACAAAAGAATAGAGCCCATGCTTGCCGATTTGAAAATATTCTTCGTAGTAAATCTTTTGTTTTTTCACGTTGTACTTCTTCTGTTACAACTACCGGTTCAGCCAAAAAGATTCGTTTCGCTTTTTTTACAAGTACAAAATAAAGGAGAAAGCCACATAAACATAATAGTAGCCCTGCTGAGAAAAATGCTGCCCTCCAACCAACTAAAGTTATCCATGTGGAGAAAGGGACTGTCGCCAATAAGAAACCAAGACTTCCTGTCATGCCCGCTAGGCCAATTAATCGAACAAATTCCTTTGTATGAAACCATTGGGCCAAAATTAGCACCATATTAACCCATATGGTCGCATCCCCTATCCCTGTTAGTATTCTGGCAAAAAACAGGACGAATTCAACTGTACCAAGACTATAAATGATTGTACCTAACCCCGTAAGTGTGGCACCGATAATTAGAAAAAAGTTTGGCCCATAACGATCAGCCAAAATTCCCATCGGAATTTGCAAACTCGTGTATACCAAAAATTGTATACTCGTCAATAACCCAATCGTTGATGCTGTTACATTAAAATCCCTCATCAATTGGTCTGTAATCAATCCTGGAGCGGTTCGTTGGCTCGCCATTAACAAATAAGTAAACATTACAGTAACAAATACAACCCATCTGTATCTGCTATTTTGTTTGTCCAATGATTTCTACTCCTATTAGCTTTTATCTATATATATGAATTTCATGTAACGGTAAACCTGTTTTTCAAAATTGTTTTATGATTTGAATTGGGTTGGAAATGTTTTTAGTTAGATAAATTCAATTTCAAGAGTAGGGTAGTGCGATCCGTTGATGAGTTCTATTTTTAAGATCTTAAATGTCGCTCTGCCACAGCATTATCATAAGGGTTACCCTTGAACGTTTAATCTTGTACTTACTTAATAATTCATCTATTCCAACGTTCTTGAATTCAGACCCACGGTCGGTGTGAAAGACTTTCACATGTTCAAATGGATACTTAACAGAAGCGAAGGCACGTTGAACTAGAGCGGCGTCTTTTTTCTCAACGACGCTATACCCGACGATTTCTCGAATATATTCTCCTTACTTGTTATCTATTATTCTACTTGCCCTTAACTTTATTGCCCAACTAAGTGTAGAATATCCCTTTGCACTGGAGTCTTCCTTTATGATGGTTCTGCTAAATAGTCATTTTCCAGCTTGATAACTCTAACCATTTTTCCTGTTCCTTATAATCGGGCATTATTTTTCCTACAAGGCGCCAATAGGATCGGTCGTGATTCAGATGGACCATATGACACATTTCGTGAACGACTACGTACTCGATTACCTTAAGAGGTGCCATTGCCAGCCTCCAATTAAATGTTAACTGCAGCTTTGAATCACAGGTTCCCCAGTTACTTTTGCTATCAGTAATACGGATAGAACGTGGCTTTACTTTATAGTTGCTTTGATAGGAGGATATACTCTTCTCAACTAAAGCTTTACACTGCTTGTAATAGAAACGTTTTAGAGCTTGTTTTATTTTTTCATCATCTAGCTGCTTCACATATATAAGTAACTTATCTCCTTCAAACACCACATGGTCTTGCGTGATATTGATATCATGATAAATTCTTATAGGATATGTGTTTCCTAAATAAAGAAAGCTCTCACCATGTTCGTAGACCTTCTTCTGTGGCCCAAGTAGTCTATCCTTCTGTTCTTTTGATTTTTGCTGAATGAGTTCCCATTTGTCCTCTAATAATTGAATCACGCTTTCGTCGGGCGTTCCTTTCGGTGCGAGCACTTCAATATTTCCATAGTGATCCATAGTAATGCCTATGGTTGTCCGCTTTTTGTATGTTATTTGAAATTGTATTGTCTCACCTGAGTAGTTATGTATCATTTCATCACCTGTTGGACCTTTAATGCCCATATTTTCTGTATTTTAGCATTTATCCTTCTGAAAAATTTCTAGTCGCACTTAACAAGGACAGACATATTCAATCCATGAATTAACTAAATGTAGACTAAAAAGCGGTAAAAGAGCAATAATAATCTCATTCTACCACTTCTTTATTACTCTATTAAAAGTGTTCCGATATGAACTCGCTACACTCTTTCACAGTTTCTTTAAACTCAAGTTTTCTACCTGGGTGAACGCTAAGTTTCCAGGTTAGAAAATTTTGCCGAAAAGTAATGCATCATAATACTTATCCGCTATAAAATAGTGGTCTTTTAATCGACCTTCTAACTCATACCTGTTCTTTTCAAGTATCCGAGCAGAACCAATATTGGCATGAACTACCACAGCATGAAGTTTATGAAGATTAAGTGATTCAAATGCAAAATCACTCATCAATGCAACTACCTCTGTGCCATACCCTTTACCCCAGTGTTGTTTATGTAACACATAACCAATTTCAGCTTGGTTTGCTTCTTGATCAAAATTAAAAATCATGGCTGTCCCTATAATTGCTTGAGTTAATTTTTCAACAATGGAGGAATATAAATGAGTACCTGCCGACTCACGTTTTAACATTATATCAATGTGCTGACGAGATTCCTCCAGAGTATTCATCAGATTCCAGCCAATAAACCGTGAAACTTCTTGATCCGAAGCATAATCATGTATCTCTTGAACATCCTCTATCCTTAGTGCTTTGAAATAGACTTTTTTACCCTCTAATGAATGAAATAAATCATCTCGCTTCTCCATTTTAACCTCCTCTAAATTCACCTTTGGTAATGTACCTCCGTTGTAACGATATTGTTTCCACTTAAAGTTAATATTATCGCATTAACCTTAATACATCCTTTTAAATAATTTCCCATTATATGTTCCAACTGTTTCCTTGGGAATCTAAACTATTTCTTTCAGAAAACAGACTTTATCAAATCAAAAAAAAGTTGCCGGTTTCAAAGGAATTTCAAACTGAATAAAATAAGTACACATGAGTTGATGTGATTCATTTCTCTAACTTTTTGAGAGTTACATCATTTCACTGTCCCCGTCCCATCAACATTCTCTTCCAAAGTTATCAAGCAATGCACGCACTTCATCTGTTGATTTCGTGTTCATCAATTGATTTCTTAATTCACCAGCTCCACGGAATCCTTTGACATAAATTTTGAAAAAGCGATGAAGCCCTGTGATTGAACGTGGCAGTGCTTCCGCATATTGATCTTGAAGATCAAGCTGCAGTCTTAAAAGATCAAGGTATTCTTTACTGCTATGCTCTTTTGGCTCTTTTTCAAAAGCAAACGGATTTTTAAAAATACCTCGCCCGATCATAACGCCATCAATACCATATTGTTCAGCAAGCTGCAGCCCAGTTTGACGGTCAGGAATGTCCCCATTGATTGTTATTAGCGTATTTGGTGCAATACGGTCACGTAACTTTTTGATTTCCGGAATTAGCTCCCAATGCGCATCTACTTGGCTCATTTCCTTTCTTGTACGTAAATGAATAGAAAGGTTCGCAATATCCTGTTTAAAAATATGCGTTAGCCACTCCTCCATCTCATTTACATCGTTATAGCCAAGTCTTGTTTTCACACTTACAGGCAGTCCTCCCGCTTTTGCTGCTTGAATAAGTTCTGCCACAACGTCTGGACGCAGAATAAGGCCACTACCTTTCCCTCTTGTTGCCACATTCGGTACTGGGCAGCCCATGTTAATATCGATACCTTTAAATCCTAGCTCTGCCATGCCAATACTCATTTGACGGAAATATTCGGGATTATCCCCCCAAATATGTGCCACCATTGGCTGTTCATCTTCTGTAAAAATCAAACGGCCACGCACACTTTTCATGCCCTCTGGATGACAATAGCTATCTGAGTTTGTAAACTCTGTGAAAAATACATCCGGTCTACCTGCTTTACTTACTACATGACGAAAAACAACATCCGTCACATCTTCCATTGGTGCAAGTACAAAAAACGGTTT is part of the Psychrobacillus sp. FSL H8-0483 genome and encodes:
- a CDS encoding phosphate ABC transporter substrate-binding protein codes for the protein MISLKKVKMGLLMLSLLTVLSACTSNDDNSTQASKGSNATVSISGSTSVGPLAEKLAHKYSEQDNTNIEINQIGSSAGITNAISGVSEIGMSSRDLKEEEKASGLNEVVIAYDGIVVVTHPTNKVKDLTMEQIKQIFTGEVTNWKELGGDDMEIVVVSREDGSGSRDAFQEIVDYSSGELVRSAIIASGNGNIKTTVANNKHAVGFISFEYIDESISTIDINGVEANAENVLKKEYSLSRPFLFVYKEGQLTDAGQRFIDFILSEDGQLIAAEAGAIPVK
- a CDS encoding SprT family zinc-dependent metalloprotease, translating into MIHNYSGETIQFQITYKKRTTIGITMDHYGNIEVLAPKGTPDESVIQLLEDKWELIQQKSKEQKDRLLGPQKKVYEHGESFLYLGNTYPIRIYHDINITQDHVVFEGDKLLIYVKQLDDEKIKQALKRFYYKQCKALVEKSISSYQSNYKVKPRSIRITDSKSNWGTCDSKLQLTFNWRLAMAPLKVIEYVVVHEMCHMVHLNHDRSYWRLVGKIMPDYKEQEKWLELSSWKMTI
- a CDS encoding aminoglycoside 6-adenylyltransferase, encoding MVHRRKYSKYLEKYISEKCWHELLSTYVGGSYDDVWRALFAMVNLFRNTAIFVADRLGFEYTTVEDERVTIYLEHIKHLFIQSDLNH
- a CDS encoding aminoglycoside 6-adenylyltransferase, producing the protein MRTSKEMFELVLSYAESDERVRAVGLNGSQTKIQ
- a CDS encoding GNAT family N-acetyltransferase; this translates as MEKRDDLFHSLEGKKVYFKALRIEDVQEIHDYASDQEVSRFIGWNLMNTLEESRQHIDIMLKRESAGTHLYSSIVEKLTQAIIGTAMIFNFDQEANQAEIGYVLHKQHWGKGYGTEVVALMSDFAFESLNLHKLHAVVVHANIGSARILEKNRYELEGRLKDHYFIADKYYDALLFGKIF
- a CDS encoding MFS transporter, which gives rise to MDKQNSRYRWVVFVTVMFTYLLMASQRTAPGLITDQLMRDFNVTASTIGLLTSIQFLVYTSLQIPMGILADRYGPNFFLIIGATLTGLGTIIYSLGTVEFVLFFARILTGIGDATIWVNMVLILAQWFHTKEFVRLIGLAGMTGSLGFLLATVPFSTWITLVGWRAAFFSAGLLLCLCGFLLYFVLVKKAKRIFLAEPVVVTEEVQREKTKDLLRRIFSNRQAWALFFCHFGVVGGYVGFISSWAVPYGMNMYEMTRSDASQMIMIGVIGALIGAPLTSWISSRLETIKRPYIVVHITVLLGWFTFLLFNGHPSFFLLIILFFIIGFGYGASALTFAAVRQSFPIKESGIVSGVANTGGFLSAVLLPIIFGYILDHFQATSGNQADGYYYGFITPVIFSIIGLIGVISYKEKRQVTGDKANTRMS
- a CDS encoding tRNA-dihydrouridine synthase produces the protein MTENFWEHLPKPFFVLAPMEDVTDVVFRHVVSKAGRPDVFFTEFTNSDSYCHPEGMKSVRGRLIFTEDEQPMVAHIWGDNPEYFRQMSIGMAELGFKGIDINMGCPVPNVATRGKGSGLILRPDVVAELIQAAKAGGLPVSVKTRLGYNDVNEMEEWLTHIFKQDIANLSIHLRTRKEMSQVDAHWELIPEIKKLRDRIAPNTLITINGDIPDRQTGLQLAEQYGIDGVMIGRGIFKNPFAFEKEPKEHSSKEYLDLLRLQLDLQDQYAEALPRSITGLHRFFKIYVKGFRGAGELRNQLMNTKSTDEVRALLDNFGREC
- a CDS encoding alpha/beta hydrolase encodes the protein MLHYTRKGKGETLVLVHGFLGAMEIFDDIYESLTNQFDVITVDLPGHGLSKLEKSSYSVYDYAKAVADVLQHEGITEATWLGHSLGGYIVLAALEEKIAPIKRVILAYSSDLSDTEEQKEKRTKQQQQIPEIGVKSFVNQLIGAFFSDNAKEETIDFAKKIAYRASEAGLITALEAMKHRPNQHHLVEETTTPILVIEGSNDKIVKPIETKNPIVQKMNTKTGHLGMLEDSEAFIKAVHQFMS
- the pstC gene encoding phosphate ABC transporter permease subunit PstC; the encoded protein is MSIPTTNKQAVEIGKANKRKYMLEKVSSRIFLICALLSVISLLLIIGFVFYKGAHPFVAEGYSFIDFIFGTDWVPSEDKFGIFPMIVASIYATIGALIIGVPIGLFTAIFLAEIASKRVAKIISPAIQLLAGIPSVLYGVFGLAIIVPFLQNNLGLVKGQSLIAVILVLAIMMLPTIVTVAETAIRAVPQTYREGSLALGVSQIGTIFKVIVPAAKSGIMTAIVLGLGRAIGETMAVILVAGNSLIVPTSLTDSVRPLTTNIALEMGYAFGTHQEMLFATGIVLFSFILILNFVLAKISAKGGK
- a CDS encoding SRPBCC family protein, whose translation is METNNNALTVEAIVHAPVEKVWEYWTLPEHITKWNSPSEDWHTPSAENDLRVGGKFVSRMEAKDGSFGFDFGGIYDEVRTRDFISYTLEDGRKVEITFIPQENDTKVVEVFDPETINPVEMQQEGWQAILNNFKKYAEQQ